The Chryseolinea soli genome contains a region encoding:
- a CDS encoding DUF4249 domain-containing protein gives MTFTKKHSLLYALAAFLFSSCLDPYSPPATTDNVDLLVVDGFLSVTSSSVSVRLSHAVALDDSSVPPAEQNANVRLEESDGGSVTLSGDTDGNYTATGLTIDASKKYRVHIQTHSGKEYFSDYVDVLKTPDIDSVTWRPSDKDVTLYANTHDDTGKSKYYLWNYVETYEYSAPYPAGYEMRNGEPTYIPSEERVDICWKTNPSTTILVTSSERLSVDLIRDFPLVVIPAGSSKISRRYSLLVTQRTISKEAYTFWAQLQKTTESLGGLFDPMPSEVVGNVHSATNANEAVLGFFSAGEEKQQRIFIKNRDLPDNIRRMPLPFCPLDSIEMSVVKTLSDHTFLVYPYGVPVTLGYVSSTIDCMDCRVKGGVTQKPDFW, from the coding sequence AGCTGCCTTGATCCCTATTCACCGCCGGCCACGACCGACAATGTCGACCTCCTGGTGGTAGATGGTTTTCTGAGCGTGACATCTTCCTCCGTGTCGGTGCGACTCTCGCATGCGGTGGCGCTGGACGACAGCAGTGTTCCTCCCGCCGAGCAAAATGCCAACGTCAGACTTGAAGAAAGCGACGGCGGTTCTGTAACACTATCCGGTGACACCGATGGCAACTATACCGCTACAGGATTGACCATTGATGCATCAAAAAAATATCGTGTACACATCCAGACCCATAGTGGTAAAGAATATTTCTCCGACTACGTCGATGTGCTCAAAACGCCCGACATCGATAGCGTGACCTGGCGGCCGAGCGACAAGGATGTCACGCTGTATGCAAATACCCATGACGACACGGGAAAATCAAAATACTATCTCTGGAATTATGTTGAGACCTACGAATATTCCGCACCCTATCCCGCCGGCTATGAAATGAGAAACGGAGAGCCCACCTACATACCCAGTGAAGAACGGGTGGACATCTGCTGGAAAACGAATCCGTCGACGACCATCCTGGTGACGTCTTCGGAACGTCTTTCTGTCGACCTCATCCGTGATTTCCCGTTGGTCGTTATACCCGCCGGCAGCAGCAAAATTTCCAGACGCTACAGTCTGCTGGTGACCCAACGCACGATCTCCAAAGAGGCCTACACGTTTTGGGCCCAACTTCAAAAAACAACGGAAAGCCTGGGTGGGCTGTTCGACCCCATGCCCTCGGAGGTGGTGGGTAATGTTCACAGCGCCACCAATGCCAACGAGGCCGTATTGGGCTTCTTTAGCGCAGGAGAAGAAAAGCAACAAAGGATCTTCATCAAAAACCGCGATCTCCCCGACAATATCCGGAGGATGCCGCTTCCTTTTTGTCCCTTGGATTCCATTGAGATGTCGGTAGTCAAAACCCTTTCAGACCACACTTTTCTTGTCTATCCCTATGGCGTTCCGGTCACCCTCGGCTATGTATCGTCGACGATTGATTGTATGGATTGTCGGGTCAAGGGCGGTGTAACGCAGAAGCCTGATTTTTGGTAA